A single genomic interval of Arachis duranensis cultivar V14167 chromosome 7, aradu.V14167.gnm2.J7QH, whole genome shotgun sequence harbors:
- the LOC107458310 gene encoding asparagine synthetase [glutamine-hydrolyzing] 1 → MCGILAVLGCSDDSQAKRVRVLELSRRLKHRGPDWSGLHQHGDCYLAHQRLAIVDPASGDQPLFNEDKTVVVTVNGEIYNHEELRKQLPNHKFRTGSDCDVIAHLYEEHGENFVDMLDGIFSFVLLDTRDNSFIVARDAIGVTSLYIGWGLDGSVWISSEMKGLNDDCEHFECFPPGHLYSSRERAFRRWYNPPWFSEAIPSAPYDPLALRHAFEKAVIKRLMTDVPFGVLLSGGLDSSLVASITSRYLATTKAAEQWGSKLHSFCVGLEGSPDLKAAKEVADYLGTVHHEFHFTVQDGIDAIEDVIYHIETYDVTTIRASTPMFLMSRKIKSLGVKWVISGEGSDEIFGGYLYFHKAPNKEEFHQETCRKIKALHQYDCLRANKSTFAWGLEARVPFLDKEFINVAMNIDPEWKMIKREEGRIEKWVLRRAFDDEEKPYLPKHILYRQKEQFSDGVGYSWIDGLKDHAAKHVTDKMMLNAGNIFPHNTPTTKEAYYYRMIFERFFPQNSAVLTVPGGASVACSTAKAVEWDASWSKNLDPSGRAALGVHMSAYDEKANSVSKAAEFEKIIPMESSHVGVAIQS, encoded by the exons ATGTGTGGTATTCTTGCTGTCCTTGGTTGCTCTGATGACTCTCAAGCCAAAAGGGTCCGCGTCCTTGAGCTTTCTCGCAG GTTGAAGCACCGTGGGCCAGACTGGAGTGGGCTCCACCAACATGGTGACTGTTACTTGGCTCATCAACGGTTAGCCATAGTTGATCCTGCTTCCGGTGATCAACCTCTCTTCAACGAAGACAAAACCGTTGTTGTCACG GTAAATGGAGAGATTTACAACCATGAAGAGCTGAGGAAGCAACTGCCTAACCACAAGTTCAGAACTGGAAGTGACTGTGATGTGATTGCACACCTG TATGAGGAACATGGAGAAAACTTTGTGGACATGCTTGATGGAATATTTTCATTTGTTCTTCTGGATACTCGTGACAACAGCTTCATAGTCGCCAGGGATGCTATTGGTGTCACTTCCCTCTACATTGGTTGGGGATTAGATG GTTCTGTTTGGATATCATCAGAAATGAAAGGGTTGAATGATGATTGTGAGCATTTTGAGTGTTTTCCACCTGGTCATTTGTATTCAAGCAGAGAAAGAGCATTTAGAAGATGGTACAATCCTCCATGGTTCTCTGAGGCTATTCCTTCAGCTCCTTATGACCCTCTTGCTTTGAGGCATGCCTTTGAGAAG GCAGTCATAAAAAGATTGATGACTGATGTGCCTTTTGGTGTTCTGCTCTCTGGTGGTTTGGACTCTTCATTGGTTGCATCCATCACTTCTCGCTACCTCGCCACCACGAAGGCTGCCGAGCAATGGGGATCAAAATTGCACTCATTCTGCGTTGGCCTCGAG GGCTCACCGGATTTGAAGGCTGCAAAAGAAGTTGCAGACTATCTAGGAACTGTCCACCATGAATTTCATTTTACTGTTCAG GATGGCATAGATGCAATTGAAGATGTTATCTACCACATTGAAACTTATGATGTAACTACAATTAGAGCAAGCACACCAATGTTTCTTATGTCAAGGAAGATTAAATCACTTGGTGTCAAATGGGTGATATCTGGTGAAGGTTCAGATGAGATCTTTGGCGGGTATCTATACTTCCACAAGGCTCCAAACAAGGAAGAGTTTCACCAAGAGACTTGCCGCAAG ATCAAAGCGCTTCACCAGTACGATTGCTTGCGAGCCAATAAATCTACATTCGCTTGGGGCTTGGAAGCCAGAGTACCATTTTTGGACAAGGAGTTTATCAATGTTGCAATGAACATTGATCCTGAGTGGAAAATG ataaaaagagaagaaggaagaattgAGAAATGGGTTCTTAGGAGGGCCTTTGATGATGAAGAGAAACCTTATCTGCCAAAG CATATTTTGTATAGGCAGAAAGAACAATTCAGTGATGGAGTTGGTTATAGCTGGATTGATGGCCTTAAAGATCATGCTGCAAAACAC GTGACTGATAAAATGATGCTCAATGCTGGTAACATATTCCCCCATAACACCCCAACAACCAAAGAGGCCTATTACTACAGAATGATATTTGAGAGGTTCTTCCCACAG AACTCAGCCGTTCTCACTGTTCCCGGAGGAGCGAGCGTCGCATGTAGCACGGCGAAAGCTGTTGAATGGGATGCTTCCTGGTCCAAGAACCTTGATCCTTCAGGCAGAGCAGCGCTTGGAGTGCACATGTCAGCTTATGACGAAAAAGCCAACTCGGTCAGCAAGGCTGCAGAATTTGAGAAGATTATACCTATGGAATCGAGTCATGTTGGAGTTGCCATCCAGAGCTAG
- the LOC107458312 gene encoding protein PMR5 isoform X1 produces MAHMSSFFSLLLFLHFLVPFQCHVASSSSSSAKYHHNRNHSSACSLFEGSWVRDEEYPMPLYEYSRCPIIDPEFNCQMYGRPDSAYLTYRWKPLSCDLPRFNGIEFLMKMEGKTVMFVGDSLGRNQWQSLICMLSSAAPNARTQFLSGDPLSTFKFLDYGMSISFYRAPYLVDVDVFQGKRILRLEEVGRNGDAWKSADVLSFNTGHWWTHQGSLQGWDYVNLRGKYYQDMDRLAALEIGMKTWANWVDNNIDRSRTKVFFQAISPTHYNLSQLFISQHGLITYHVRRFAKRITSPMRRSPVPNEWNTRKTTTLMPTKNCYGETAPIRDTSSYPGPYPEQMRIVDMVIREMKNPAYLMDTTFLSALRKDGHPSIYSGELSPQQRANPDHSADCSHWCLPGLPDTWNELLYTALFY; encoded by the exons ATGGCGCATATGTCCTCCTTCTTTTCTCTGCTGCTTTTTCTTCACTTCCTAGTTCCCTTTCAATGCCACgtggcttcttcttcttcttcttcagctaaGTACCACCATAACCGTAACCACAGCAGCGCATGTTCATTGTTCGAGGGAAGTTGGGTGCGCGATGAAGAATACCCAATGCCATTGTACGAATATTCAAGGTGTCCAATCATAGACCCTGAATTCAACTGCCAAATGTACGGTCGTCCTGATTCTGCATACCTCACATATCGCTGGAAGCCTCTCTCTTGCGACCTTCCAAG ATTCAATGGGATTGAGTTTTTGATGAAAATGGAAGGGAAGACTGTCATGTTTGTCGGTGATTCATTGGGAAGGAACCAATGGCAGTCTTTGATTTGCATGCTATCTTCTGCTGCACCTAATGCACGCACTCAATTTCTCAGTGGAGATCCTCTTTCAACCTTCAAATTCTTG GATTATGGTATGAGCATTTCATTCTACAGAGCACCTTATTTGGTGGATGTTGATGTGTTCCAAGGGAAGAGAATTCTAAGGTTAGAAGAGGTAGGTAGGAATGGAGATGCATGGAAAAGTGCTGATGTTCTGTCATTTAACACTGGCCATTGGTGGACTCATCAAGGATCTCTCCAGGG CTGGGATTATGTAAATTTAAGAGGAAAGTACTACCAAGACATGGATCGCTTGGCAGCTTTGGAAATAGGTATGAAAACATGGGCTAATTGGGTGGACAACAACAttgatagaagcagaaccaaaGTCTTCTTTCAAGCAATTTCTCCTACACATTACAA TTTGTCGCAGCTCTTTATTTCTCAACATGGCCTTATCACCTACCATGTTAGAAGGTTTGCTAAGAGGATAACTTCTCCTATGCGCCGATCACCAGT CCCAAATGAATGGAATACTAGGAAGACAACAACATTGATGCCAACAAAGAATTGCTATGGTGAAACAGCACCTATCAGAGACACATCATCATACCCTGGACCCTATCCAGAGCAGATGAGGATTGTGGATATGGTGATCAGAGAAATGAAGAATCCTGCATATCTTATGGACACTACATTCTTATCAGCATTAAGAAAAGATGGGCACCCTTCAATTTACAGTGGTGAATTGAGTCCACAGCAGAGAGCTAACCCTGACCACTCAGCTGATTGCAGCCATTGGTGCCTTCCTGGATTACCTGATACTTGGAATGAACTTCTCTACACTGCTTTGTTCTACTAa
- the LOC107458312 gene encoding protein PMR5 isoform X2 translates to MAHMSSFFSLLLFLHFLVPFQCHVASSSSSSAKYHHNRNHSSACSLFEGSWVRDEEYPMPLYEYSRCPIIDPEFNCQMYGRPDSAYLTYRWKPLSCDLPRFNGIEFLMKMEGKTVMFVGDSLGRNQWQSLICMLSSAAPNARTQFLSGDPLSTFKFLDYGMSISFYRAPYLVDVDVFQGKRILRLEEVGRNGDAWKSADVLSFNTGHWWTHQGSLQGWDYVNLRGKYYQDMDRLAALEIGMKTWANWVDNNIDRSRTKVFFQAISPTHYNPNEWNTRKTTTLMPTKNCYGETAPIRDTSSYPGPYPEQMRIVDMVIREMKNPAYLMDTTFLSALRKDGHPSIYSGELSPQQRANPDHSADCSHWCLPGLPDTWNELLYTALFY, encoded by the exons ATGGCGCATATGTCCTCCTTCTTTTCTCTGCTGCTTTTTCTTCACTTCCTAGTTCCCTTTCAATGCCACgtggcttcttcttcttcttcttcagctaaGTACCACCATAACCGTAACCACAGCAGCGCATGTTCATTGTTCGAGGGAAGTTGGGTGCGCGATGAAGAATACCCAATGCCATTGTACGAATATTCAAGGTGTCCAATCATAGACCCTGAATTCAACTGCCAAATGTACGGTCGTCCTGATTCTGCATACCTCACATATCGCTGGAAGCCTCTCTCTTGCGACCTTCCAAG ATTCAATGGGATTGAGTTTTTGATGAAAATGGAAGGGAAGACTGTCATGTTTGTCGGTGATTCATTGGGAAGGAACCAATGGCAGTCTTTGATTTGCATGCTATCTTCTGCTGCACCTAATGCACGCACTCAATTTCTCAGTGGAGATCCTCTTTCAACCTTCAAATTCTTG GATTATGGTATGAGCATTTCATTCTACAGAGCACCTTATTTGGTGGATGTTGATGTGTTCCAAGGGAAGAGAATTCTAAGGTTAGAAGAGGTAGGTAGGAATGGAGATGCATGGAAAAGTGCTGATGTTCTGTCATTTAACACTGGCCATTGGTGGACTCATCAAGGATCTCTCCAGGG CTGGGATTATGTAAATTTAAGAGGAAAGTACTACCAAGACATGGATCGCTTGGCAGCTTTGGAAATAGGTATGAAAACATGGGCTAATTGGGTGGACAACAACAttgatagaagcagaaccaaaGTCTTCTTTCAAGCAATTTCTCCTACACATTACAA CCCAAATGAATGGAATACTAGGAAGACAACAACATTGATGCCAACAAAGAATTGCTATGGTGAAACAGCACCTATCAGAGACACATCATCATACCCTGGACCCTATCCAGAGCAGATGAGGATTGTGGATATGGTGATCAGAGAAATGAAGAATCCTGCATATCTTATGGACACTACATTCTTATCAGCATTAAGAAAAGATGGGCACCCTTCAATTTACAGTGGTGAATTGAGTCCACAGCAGAGAGCTAACCCTGACCACTCAGCTGATTGCAGCCATTGGTGCCTTCCTGGATTACCTGATACTTGGAATGAACTTCTCTACACTGCTTTGTTCTACTAa